The proteins below are encoded in one region of Clostridium estertheticum:
- a CDS encoding helix-turn-helix domain-containing protein: MIKMKLHLKMAEKRITQSELSNITGIRQPTISAYYNDTWKTISKEHLDTLCDFFNCKIEDLIEQIPTLNRQSTIYDYIEGDKKD, encoded by the coding sequence ATGATTAAAATGAAACTTCATTTGAAAATGGCTGAAAAAAGAATAACTCAATCTGAACTTTCAAATATAACTGGCATACGGCAACCTACTATATCTGCATATTATAACGATACATGGAAAACTATATCAAAAGAACATTTAGACACATTATGCGATTTTTTTAATTGCAAAATTGAAGATTTAATTGAACAAATACCTACTCTAAACAGACAAAGTACTATATATGATTATATTGAAGGCGATAAAAAAGACTAG